The Allostreptomyces psammosilenae sequence ATGCTGCCCGACATGCTGAAGGGCCGCCGGCGCGGCGCCTGACCCGCGTGGCGGGAAACGCGTGGGCCCCAGCGCCCGCCCTCCCACACACCTGAGCCGGCCGGCGGCACGGGCGCACCGCCCGTGCCGCCGGCCGGCCCCTCGTGCCCTCCCCGAGCCGTGCCCCGCCCCCGAAGGGCGCGCGGGCCCTCCGGAACGCGTGGTCGCCGGCCACCGGCGGCCCAGCCGCCGGGAGCCCAGCCGCCGGGAGCCCAGCCGCCGGGAGCCCGGCCGCGGGTGGCCCGGCCGTCGCTGGCTCAGCCGCCGGCCGTGGCGCTCTCCCGCAGGCTGATCCGTCCCTTCTTCAGCGTGGCCAGCCGTGGGGCCCGGCGGGCGATGGAACTGTCGTGGGTCACCATCACGAAGGTCAGCCCGCGGTCCTTCCACAGCCCCTCCAGCAGGGCCATGATGTCGTCCCGGGTCTCCTCGTCGAGGTTCCCGGTGGGCTCGTCCGCCAGGATCACCCGGGGTTCCTTCACCAGGGCCCGGGCGATGGCCACGCGCTGCTGCTGACCGCCGGACAGCTCCGAGGGCAGGTGGCCGGCGCGCTCGCCCAGCCCCACGGACTCCAGTGCGCTCGTGGCGCGGGCGCGGCGCTCCGCCGCCCTGACGCCCAGCGGGGCCAGCGCCGTCTCCACGTTCTCCTGCGCGCTCAGCGTCGGCAGCAGGTTGAACGACTGGAAGACGAAGCCGAGCCGCTCGGCGCGCAGCCGGGTGAGCTTGGCCTCGCTGAGCCGCGCCACGTCCACCCCGTCGAGCTCGATCGAGCCGGAGGTGGGACGGTCGAGGCCGCCGAGCATCTGCAGCAGCGTGGACTTGCCGCCGCCGGTCGGTCCCTGGATGACGAGCAGGTCGCCGTCCTCGATGGTCAGGTCGACGTCCTGCAGGGCCGGGACGGTGCGGTTCTTGGCCTGGTAGGTCTTGGTGACGCCGGTGAGCCGGTACATGGTCGGTGCTCCTCGAAGCGGCGGGGGACTGGGTGGGATCGCGGGCGGGCGGACCCGGGCGGTGCGCTCGCCCGGCGGGGGGGGGTGCCCGCCCGCGGTACGGGGGTGGCCGGCCGCGCTACTCCACGCGGCGGAGCGCGTCCGCCGGGCGGAGCCGGGAGGCCCGCCAGCCGCCGAGCAGGCCGGCGATCAGGCCCCCGGAGACGGCCAGGGCCACGGCCAGCGCGATCACCTGAGGCGACACCGGCGCGGTGAGCTGCACCTGCACCGTCTGGGTGGCCTGTTCGGCGATCTGCCGCATGCCGCCTCCGGGGCCGCCCATCCCGCCGCGCATCCCGCCGGGGCCGGTGATCGTGGACGGGGCCACCGAGGCCGACAGCGTGGGGGACAGGGCGCCGACCAGCGCCGCCCCGCCGAGGCCGAGC is a genomic window containing:
- a CDS encoding ABC transporter ATP-binding protein: MYRLTGVTKTYQAKNRTVPALQDVDLTIEDGDLLVIQGPTGGGKSTLLQMLGGLDRPTSGSIELDGVDVARLSEAKLTRLRAERLGFVFQSFNLLPTLSAQENVETALAPLGVRAAERRARATSALESVGLGERAGHLPSELSGGQQQRVAIARALVKEPRVILADEPTGNLDEETRDDIMALLEGLWKDRGLTFVMVTHDSSIARRAPRLATLKKGRISLRESATAGG